atcctaatctcgaaatacgccaacccaacaagtacctttggagacacctgtagagcacctttataatcacccatttacgttgtgacgtttggtagcacacaaagtgttcctccggtaaacgggagttgcataatctcatagtcataggaacatgtataagtcatgaagaaagcaatagcaacatactaaacgatcgagtgctaagctaacggaatgggtcaagtcaatcacgtcattctcctaatgaagtgatctcgttaatcaaatgacaacttatgtctatggctaggaaacataaccatctttgattaacgagctagtcaagtagaggcatactagtgacactctgtttgtctatatattcacacatgtattatgtttccggttaatacaattctagcatgaataataaacatttatcatgatacaaggaaataaataatactttattattgcctctagggcatatttccttcagcgccaaggaggttcggcgcgtcctcctcctcttcctcctcccgctcctcctcccactcctccggcactccgacgctgctcggcgtcaaggccgagcccgcggcggagacatCGCTCggtcggcgcactcgcagcgccggcatcgtcatcaacgagggcggccggcgcgcctcctcgtcggctcctcctccgtgcttcgtcaagccaaagacggagccggggctcgcgccggtgaagacggagccggggctggcgtcggtgaagacggagcacggcgaggtcgagctcgacgacgacgcggcccttgaaTGGGCACGCCAGGACTCCATCAAGATGGCGACGGAGCGCCAGCACGCCGCCCTGCGGCGCTTCGAGCAGCGCCGCcgaggccgcgacgaaggaggagtcgtcatcatcgacgacagcgatgacgcgccgccgccgccaccagccgaggaggggtccagcaggggcgcccgagtcaaggaggagaaggccgatgatggcggcgacgacggcgatttCTCGGCCTTCAGCAAGTTTTTTTTATTAGTTTTTATATGTAATGGCGACTACTCGACTTAAATCCGTGAATATAAGCCCAAGTTTGCCGAAATTTGGCGTGTTTTAGCCAAACTTTGCGTAAATTTGCTACACAATTTTTTCCCCCACGCCTGGGGCCGGCCCTGGGGGCGGCGACTGGGGGCCAACTTGCCCCCAGGCCCATTTTTTTCACCGggtcacccccaggcggcgattttaggcgccccgtggggggccaacggctggagatgctctaagtcctTCCTTTATCCATCGCGTTGCCCTGGAGGCGGCTCCTTGCATCCTCGCCTACCTCTCCACCTATGATGAACGTCGCCTGACTGTGGTCCACCCAGTCACACCTGCCACCATGTCCTTCTGCCATGACCGCCTCTCACCCTTCATGTCACGTTGCGATGGCATCGGCTGCTCCTTCATGTTGCTTTTCTTCGATCTCAACCTTTTAAGGAGCATCAAATTACACACCACCACATCTTCCTCTGGTACCTGGGGGACCCTCACTACTGACAACAGCCACCCTGACTCTCTATGGTGGTCAATTCGTGACTACAACCGCCCCGCAGTCCTCCACGGCGGCGTTCTCCACTGGCTAGCAGACCACGGCAAACAAACCCTCTCCTACGACGTCAGGACGAGGATGTCGGGACTTGTGAAGCTCCCACCTACCAACTGCAGTGGAAACCAATTCCAATTGGCGACGTCGTCACACGGGAACGTATTGAAACTGATCACTCTAGATGGGTTCAAGATATCCATGTGGCTACACCATCCCCCCGTCCTAGCAGGTGGAGGTGGTGTTGGTGGTTGGGTGCTGGAAAGTGTGATCGACGTAGAGGAGAAGCTGCGGCCATTGTACCCAGACCTTCCTGTTGAAGGTGGGACTGATGTACTAGTTGAGCTTAACGGATCCGGAAAGAGGAACGGAGACGTGGTTGTATAGCGGGTACGCAATCGGGCTTGTGCAGTTCTTGATTTGGAGACAAAGGATATGCATAGGCAAACGTGGGGCTCCTGCTCACCGTTGTTGGAGATTGACCTGCCATCTCACTTACAAACCATGAAAATTTTCTCCTAGCTAGCAAGCTAGCCAAGTAAGGATGGCTGGTTACAAATGTAAGTATTTACCACCTTGATCGAGTTGGCGCTTGATTAGTCAATATTTGACTTTATTTTTATATGGTTTACAAATCACATCATGGGGAAGTGACTCGACTAGTCTGTCTAAGAACTACCAGTGGATTTGAACATGAAATAGAAAAATCCGAGGACTATCACGAGTGGTTTGAGTCGCTTAATGATACACGTTTCACGCCAGCCAGAACATGGCAGCTAGGCTTTATACCCGGATACAGGGACATGTGTTCTACCTGCTCAGATCCGTGGTTTATATAGCCGGAAAGTTGGTAAAAGTAAGGAAATGTGATTTGAAAAGTAAAAGCAGAGTTCGTTGTCGGAATTTAAACAGGGCAGGTGAATCCAGCGGAGCCGTCCGATGTACGATGAAGGGCTGAGGAGCGCCTTAACTCCTCGATGAACCGGTAAGCAGTTGGATGGGAATCAGACGACAGAAGCGAGTCGGAGATGGCGCACTCGATGGAGGTGTCAAAATCTTCTCAGACTAAACAGAGGAAGTGTTGATTTCGTCAGTCAGATATGCTTCAGGGCCTAACAGCAGTGAAAGCTTCCATTGACAATGGATTCAAATCGGTCGATGTCGCCAGCTGAATGCAGCACATAACTTATCATTCCAGTAACACGTCTTCCACACGATATGTCGTATAGTAGATCATATGTCGCCTCGAACCATTTAGGACcagttttttttggctttttttggcTTCTAGAATAAAAGATGATCCCTACGTAGCTTATTTTAAAAGCTCAACCAAAAATTACTTTTTAGAaacctactactccctccgtcccataatataagagcgtttctgacactacactagtgttgaaaatgctcttatattatggaacagagggagtagttattatGTACTTCCAGAAGCCAGCAAAAAATCTGGCTCTTGTACTTGTACGGGGGGCCAAAACTACTTGCTGAAGTAACTCAAATGATTCTTGTCATACTGGATTCCTCAACAAAAAAAAATCTTGTCATACTGAGGACAATATTGCAGTTCTCAAGTTGGATGGTATATGGCACCAGAATTCTTTATACCCACTCGGCCACTCCCAGTCCCAGATCTAGCCAGCGAGAGGATTGACCACATGGCCAAGGAACAGCACCCCGCCGGTTTTCTCCTCGGCAATGGCGAATAGGAACGGCCGATCCGCCACGAAGTCCACCGGAGGCCGTGGTGCGCTCAAGCTCAGCGGGATGGACACGGCCGTCGCTGCGGCGGCCACGGTGCCCAGCTCGTCCACCTCGATGGTGGCCTTGTGGTACACCCCCGAGATGGAGAGCCCGTTCCCGCCGCTCACCATGCCGGAGAAGTCGCCGCCCTGGAAAGCCCTGGTGACTCCCAGCTTCCGCATGTCCGCCGACGCCTCGAACTCGAACGTGAACTTGAACTTGGGGACCATGAACCGCCCCACCGGGACCTGCTCCGCCGGCGCGTGGCTCCTGATGAACTCCGGCGCTGCGGCCGCCTTGTCGTAGAGACCGGCGAGGCTGAGGTCGCTGCCGTCGTCTGGGAGAAGGAGAAGCatgtagaatgcggcggcggcgtggtcgCCGTCGTTGTGGTAGGGCAGCTTGAGGGCCCTGAAGCCCGGGTAGACGGCGATGTGCTGCTTGAACTCGAACCGGCCCGTCGTCATGAACGGCACGCGCACGGTGGTCACCGACTGGTCGAATGGCTGGAACCACGCCCCCTTGAAGTAGAGCGCGTTGGCGAGGACGACGACCGTGGACGAGCCGACCGATCCTGGAGGGAGGATGTCGCGGATGCGCATGCTGGTCGCGCCCTCCACGAAGGCGTTCACTCGCCGCCTCGCCTGCTCGGCGCCCTGGACGAAATCCACGGGTTCCGCGGTGGCGCCGTGCCGCCGTAGCTTGACGCGGCAGTGGCCACGAACTCCGGCTCCTGCGCCTGCCTCCGGTCGACCCACACGCCGCAGGCGAAGGACGTCTGCGCCAGGCCGCTGAGCTTGCGCGCCAGCTCTGTGGCCGGCGCGCCGTGCAACTCGTCGAGCGACGCCGACCCGAGGAACGCCAGGAGCTCGCCACACGTCTCGCCCCGCGTGCCGGCGGCCACCAGCGCGAGCGCCGCGTGGATGGACAGCCGCGAGACGATGAAGTTGGTTCCCCTGCCGGCCGCCTCTACGGCGACCTCCCTGGTGAGTGGCAGGCACGACGCCTTCCGGCCCGCGTAGACGCGGCCCCCACGGGCACATAGTCGCCACCTGAAGCAAGCATGGGGTCGCGTGGTTCCGTCTCGGCATGGTGGTAAGGGCCGTGGAGGTAGCTCTGGCCGCTGCAAGGGCAACGCTGGTCGCAGTCAAGCGGGCGCCGCGATGGCGAAGTCATTGCCCTGAATTCGACCTGCGCCCGCCATGCGGCGAACAATGTCAAGCAGACGACGGCCTTCCACAAGGGCGACAACCCATCCATGTCGCTACTGCACCTTTACTGCACCAGTGCACCTCACCGATCTATCAAGCTAGTTCACCTTCCTTTCAGTCCAGTTCCCATCCATTTTAGGTTTGCTGCACCGGTTGTAGGTACCGATACGTTATGTAGATGGACCGACGATTACACCGGTTTTAGATATGGGGAGTAAGGGCACTTCACATTATCgaatttgtaggtgtgagtgatggCTTCGGGTGGCTTGAGGTATGTATGTTCATGTCAGACCtttgttgaataattaataaagatggctaTATGTCGACCCACTCGTAccgctccgggggaaaccctaagaTCTGGTCCTCCAGATCGGGCGATGGCGGcattgcggtgtcgtttctctcctgggagcatcgtttgtggagcagcgctagaagatagaggcaggaggtggagcggcttcgtcttgcacggagcttcgatgaaaaatgtcaagtcatgcctggccaacaggtgctacgctttgtcatgcctgttcggcaggtgctacgcacgacagatcttccaaagacatcaagctgtgtcggctagtggtacttggcggcatggtgctgaggtgtatcggcagcgaccgcgacgtgctcagcagTTTGCGCGCAAGGAGGTGGTGCCGtttggcgccgtggtggcgtcgacggtagCTAGACTGGGCAAGGTTGATGCGTcggtacaactctgaagatggagtgTTGGCAGTTGGTGGCGGCGGCCTTGAGAGCatgccggaccagtgtgtgccccatacccggcaagtggcttggttggggcctcaggtcttagatgttaggtttggctgcgaggtatgtttggtattaggcccagactatcagcatccctgcatcaactagataggagtagcgacagttgttgcctagacggtggcttcagacttactgttGTATCTCTTTCAGGGCCGGGCCGGCAAAACCGGGGTCCCTGTGCCAAACCCAAATATAGGGCCTAATCTCAGTGCATAATTTTCTTTGAAAGATTCACCAAGGAATTTCATTAAATTGAGTCATAAGTGGAGTAAAAACTAGATAGCTTAGTATATGATTTATACTAGATTTACTATTCTTTATTTCTTTGTAAGTTATAATCATGAGTCTGAAAAAAATTACCATAAGCACGCACGGCAACACACCATTTTGGCGATTAAACGGGTGTCCGCGTGGAGATCCACGTCGCCCTCAAACCCAGCACCACACGCAGATCCAGCTGCGTGCCGCAGAGTGGCTCTTGCCGAAGGAGCTCGTCCTCGCCGTCCCGCTGGGGGTCAGGCACCTCGATCTCCCTTTCCATGGGAAAGTGCAAGGCAGAGCTACGGGCATTTGTTACTGACCCCGGCCGCCAGCAACGGCGAGTGCTTGTTCCTAGCGTCACACAACTAcaccgacggcggcgccctccACGATCTTCTCCCCCACTTCGGGCGAATGTGCTGGGGCAATGGGGTGCTCGAGGAGTTGGCATCGCGCCCCGCCGCGTAGGCCTCTGCCGTGCGGATGGCAGGATTAATGGGCCTCCATGCATGGTATCTggactgcatgcatcgtccagatgcagaggccggggtccttcttcttttttaaaaaaagatgcagaggccggggttttaacctccttttccaaaaaaaggtAGAAAAAGCACTGGTTTCTTCAATGACAGACTCAAAGACAGTGTATAACCATTCGTCAGTGTTCTGACGAATCTTTTCCCATCTACTCTGGTTGTGATTGGTTGCAGCACCTTGCTTGACTAGCATATATACAGAATCACATGACAAAAGAACAGATGATTTCTTTTCTTAGCATGAGCATCTACAAATAGTAGATAAAACAACATTTTCTTGTGTGCCATCTGCTGAAACATGTCACACAGTGAGCCATATGCTAGTGTCATCTGGTGTAACAATGTTCGTATGATTAGAAACACATCATTAGAATAGACATCATCTACATGGAATTGGTAAAACAGAGTACTCCTTCTGTTGCATAATTCTTGctgtggttttagttcaattttaaactaaaaccacgacaagaattatggaacAGAGGGCTACCATTGGGTTTTCTGAAAAAAACTCATGATGTAAAGTATATCTGTTAAAAATGAACGTCAAGTCCGTATCAACATTTAAATCATAATACAGAGGCTGCCACGAGAGTTGAAGCGTCATTTGAATTCACTTGAGGAGCGGCTTCTGGAAAGATTGCAACTTAGTCAGCAAATTTTGGAGCGAGTATACTCCCTTGTCAGCAAATTATCAGCCAACAAACTGCTCTCTTTTTCAACAGGCACGTTGACCAGATCATACTGTGCTGCATATATGGAGTTGCAAAGGTATGTTTAAATTACTGTCCTTGGAAAACCTTCAGATAAAGGCCTTACTCGCTACGATTATTTACTGTCCATGTATCTTTTTTCACAGAATCTAAACTGGCCACCGAGGAAAGTGCATGGCATATCAACACAACCTGCATTACTGAATTGCAAAAAACGCAGTTGAGTAGCCCAAAGTCGGCAGCACAATAGGAGGGCAAGTGGCAAAGCTAACTGCATCTACACAGTGGTTTCAGTCTTTCAGAAGGCTAGAACCGAGTGGACTACCATGGGCAGAATGCAGAACCACAATGGTGGTGACAAGTCTGGCATTTGTAAGATATATAAATAAAAGTATCTCCCTGGAGTAAAAGGAATTAGGAAAAGATCGACAAATTTCTGGTGCCACATGCCTAGAAGACAATAAGGAACAGATCAAATAAACAAGGACACAAGTGTGCCTGAATCCTGTAGCGACTACTGTGCATTTCGCACAAGAACTGATATAAAGAAACCTTCTGTACAGTTTGACGATGTTAACAAGGAATCAACGCTTGCTTTGTCAGACCAAGCTTCCCGGGGACAACATGTTCCATTCGATACAAAATTATAAGCAGTTAGCACACACAATTCCGGTACCAGCCACCATGAAGAGGCCTGTGTCATCTTTTAGGGGATATAGACTTTATTATGATGAAAATACATGCCATAGAAAATTTAGATAGTTCTTATAAAAACAGTCAGCCACAAATGGCATGTGCTGTCACAAGCTGATTTTAGTAATGCTCTCGAACCAGTTGGTGGTCTGGTCACCGCATAACTCATGATTATTAGGGTTCAGCAACAATAATTTTGTGTTGATATAACACTAGTAAGTAAAAGGATTTGTGATTTTTCTTTCTGCTTAATCTCAATCCAACAAATTACATACTCTCATGATTATTCTTTTGCCCTTAAGATGAAGGTACTCCTTAATTTCTGGCAGCACTTCCTAAAACTTGTGTTGGGAGTACCGAATGATATTAACCATTAGATAAGGAACTTGCAAGTTGAACAGCTATTTCTTCTCTTTTGAGTCACTTGTTGGACTCTCCAGTTTGTTGTTCTTCTCAGAAGGTGTAACCACAACGTCTGTGTTGCTGAACCCAAGCTCCGACATATCTTGCTTTGCCATCAGGTTCCTGGATTGCACAAGAATATCGCGATTAGAAATCCTACTAGATAGAGCAGTGtcaaaccaaaataaataaatgaaaagcaTCTTGCTTATGAGCCTGAACAGTGAATTTCAGATGTCAAAGTTGGTAAGAACCCTTCCCAATGCAAGTCAGAACTTCAGCTTATAACGTTCATAAGAAATATCGACTACTGCAAGCACTAAACATCTCCTAGAAGGCTAAAACAAGTAGTTACATTTGTTGGTTGCTTCCCGCAACCATCAAATAGACAAACCTGGATGCAGCACATTACACATGTGTTGTGCCAGAGGAGGCAAATAATCAAACATGTACGGAGGCCAGGCTTGGTTTGCTGTAGGTTAATGAAGCAATAAACTGTTTCCTCACCCAACTACCAAAAACGGTTCAGGACATGATGTTAACATGCTGCGGCAATAAATAAACTGTAGTTTCTACTTTGGCAAGATTTTCTTGCCCATGCATACTAGTTTGCTTGGCaaagttattattattttttgtttcaGTGCCAAACACCTGTCTTGCCTGGTGAGGTCAATATTAAGTTTGCTTTCGAGGCAAGTGCACCCTAAATCATTACCCTGGTGGATGTGCGAAATAAAAACAGGCGAGTCAACTACATTACCACCGTAGAGTAGTTCTGAAATTAGTACACAGGGAATAAGCATGCTAACCTCTCCATCCTACATTCCAAGTATTTCTTCGAGAACATCCGACATTTTTCAGACTGAGCTCCTGTAGACTTCAGGCAAGCAAGATAGTCCTTCTTCTCCTGTTTGAACAGGCAACTCTCATATAACACCTGCTAAACATTACACCCCTACGAGAAAAACAAGAGCGGTCGCAACTTACCAGGTCGCACTCATGCAAGTGATCGAGGGGGAATACACCTTTTTCAGGAGGTACAGGCCTCGCTCCCCTGTTTCCGCCAAACGCGCCACCTGTGAGAAGTCACAAGGTTATGCAGCGGCTGGTGTGTGATCTATGATGCCAAGTTGGTGATGGGGTAGATGACGGGTAACACGCTGAGGGAGCACAAAGTTGTTGGCCACCGCCAGATATCTAAATGTAACAACAGTGAGCATGAACCTACTACATGCATGGCATGAGCATTGCATAGGAGATGAATCGGAACGCCACGTCCTCACCTGCACTCATTTCCCAAGCACTTGAGGATCGAGACGTTGATGCCGGAGCTCACGATGCTCCAAATACTGCAGGTGACACAGGGCACAAGTCAACCAAggttcgggcatttcatcgaacaggtCAAGTGCGCGCCCAATGTCATGCATAGATTTACCGAAATTTAGGACGCCAGGAGAGGGAGGAGACACTCACAAGTCACAACGGTGGCTTCGGCGCGGTCCCCTTCAAAATTCTGCACGCCGGAGCGAGGGATGGCGCGGGCGGACGGAGCCggccagcgagagagaggaaggagaggaagcaGCGTGGGACGAGCTGGCCCAGTTGTTATTTTTTTGAGGGGTTACGACCTGGCCCAGGTACTACGACGCCCTTCTGTTTGGGCCGGGCCATTCCCGCGGGCCCAAGGATGGCCGCGTAAGGTGCGGTCTCGTATAATAGGGTCTCGCGgccaggctcctcctcctcctctcctctttccgcCGCCACGCtaaaccctaaaccgccgccgcagccgccatgTCGCCGCCGACGCAGCCGCAGCTGAAGGACAAGGCGGCGCACGAGGTGCCGCGCGCGACGGCGGCCAGCGCCGTGGCGTCCCTCACCAAGTGGATGCGCGAGCGCGCCGCGGAGGCGCCGCCGAACTTGC
This DNA window, taken from Triticum aestivum cultivar Chinese Spring chromosome 1D, IWGSC CS RefSeq v2.1, whole genome shotgun sequence, encodes the following:
- the LOC123183038 gene encoding cytochrome c oxidase assembly protein COX19, producing the protein MSAGGAFGGNRGARPVPPEKGVFPLDHLHECDLEKKDYLACLKSTGAQSEKCRMFSKKYLECRMERNLMAKQDMSELGFSNTDVVVTPSEKNNKLESPTSDSKEKK